From the Acidicapsa ligni genome, one window contains:
- a CDS encoding LysR family transcriptional regulator, whose protein sequence is MELKQLRSFVAVAHALSFSRAAIELHLSQPALSAQIQALEADLDVLLLHRNRRTVSLTTAGEAFLSDAELLLRNASEAITRAQRIAQGNAGHLRIGFVASAALELVPAIITAFRKTYPAVSFDLRNVRTVDQIRELQEGTLDAGFIRLPNEIPGLTLTPVHTEPFVLVMARTHPLARVKPIALANFHDQPFVAYGRRWAPEFYDAWTSICTTAGFRPNVVQETAEMDTALALVAAGVGVAIVPQALARRRRRELKIKALPTNSAQSQIAIAMRTTADNPALNNLLSLAKKEGKKAKSK, encoded by the coding sequence ATGGAGCTAAAACAACTTCGATCCTTCGTAGCCGTGGCCCACGCCCTCAGCTTCAGCCGGGCCGCAATCGAACTCCATCTCTCCCAACCCGCCCTGAGCGCACAGATCCAGGCCCTAGAAGCCGACCTGGACGTCCTCCTGCTCCATCGCAACCGCCGCACCGTCAGCCTCACCACCGCAGGCGAAGCCTTCCTCTCCGACGCCGAACTCCTCCTGCGCAACGCCTCCGAAGCCATCACCCGCGCCCAGCGCATCGCCCAGGGAAACGCCGGTCATCTCCGCATCGGTTTCGTCGCCTCCGCCGCCCTCGAACTCGTCCCCGCCATCATCACCGCCTTCCGCAAAACCTACCCCGCCGTCAGCTTCGACCTGCGTAACGTCCGCACCGTCGACCAGATTCGCGAGCTCCAGGAAGGTACTCTCGACGCCGGTTTCATCCGCCTGCCCAACGAAATTCCCGGCCTAACCCTGACCCCCGTCCACACCGAACCCTTCGTCCTCGTCATGGCCCGCACCCACCCGTTAGCCCGCGTCAAACCCATCGCACTGGCCAACTTCCACGACCAGCCCTTCGTCGCCTACGGACGCCGCTGGGCCCCCGAGTTCTACGACGCATGGACCAGCATCTGCACCACCGCCGGATTCCGCCCCAACGTAGTCCAGGAAACCGCCGAAATGGACACCGCCCTTGCCCTCGTCGCCGCCGGTGTCGGAGTAGCCATCGTCCCCCAGGCCCTTGCCCGCCGCCGTCGCCGCGAACTCAAAATCAAAGCCCTCCCCACCAACTCCGCCCAATCCCAGATCGCCATAGCCATGCGCACCACAGCCGACAACCCAGCCCTCAACAACCTCCTATCCTTAGCAAAAAAAGAAGGCAAAAAAGCCAAATCCAAATAA
- a CDS encoding type II toxin-antitoxin system VapC family toxin, with amino-acid sequence MVVVDTNVLLDVVNANSAWLNWSAAQMIDLGKIHALIINPIIYAELSISFESIAEVEQSIADMGLAMEETPREVAFLAGKAFLQYRRNGGTRTNVLPDFFIGAHAAFRAASLLTRDARRYQAYFPTVRLITP; translated from the coding sequence ATGGTAGTCGTAGATACCAACGTCCTGCTCGACGTGGTGAACGCCAACTCCGCTTGGCTCAACTGGTCCGCCGCGCAAATGATTGATCTTGGCAAAATCCACGCCCTTATCATTAACCCCATCATCTACGCAGAACTCTCCATCTCATTCGAGTCGATAGCGGAAGTTGAGCAGAGCATTGCTGACATGGGGCTGGCGATGGAAGAAACTCCCCGCGAAGTCGCTTTCCTGGCAGGTAAGGCCTTTCTTCAATACCGGCGCAACGGTGGCACCAGAACCAATGTCCTACCGGATTTTTTCATCGGAGCCCATGCAGCATTCCGGGCCGCATCCCTGCTCACCCGCGACGCCCGCCGCTACCAGGCCTATTTCCCCACAGTCCGCCTGATCACCCCGTAA